Genomic DNA from Marinobacter sp. LV10MA510-1:
TGAAGCGCTGACAAAGGCCCGCTCCCGTCAATTCGATTTGATATTCATGGACCTGCAGATGCCAGGTATGGACGGCGTTGCTACTACCCAAAGGCTAAGGCAACTGGAAACCGCCGGCTGCCAGCGTGCCGCCATTATTGCACTGACCGCTCACGCCATGAGTGACGAGCGAGGCCGGTTGGCGCGGCAGGGATTCGACGGCTATATGACCAAGCCGGTCAGCAGCCGCCAACTGCTGGACGCCGTCGAGCAGCACACAGGATTGGTATGTTGCGACGGTGCAGGCGACGGCGGTCGAGCTAACGAAGTGCGCGACAGCCGCAGAGCACTGCGACCGTCGAGTCGAAAAATGACCAGGGAATGCATCAGTATTGAGGAAAGCCTGCGCCTGGCAGCCGGCAAAGCAGACCTGGCCGAAGAGTTATTCAGCATGCTGCTGGAACAAATAACACCCACCGTAGAAGCCATTGAGCAGCACTGGCACAGCGGCAATAGACTGGAACTGCTGGAGTGCGTGCACAAGCTGCACGGTGGCGCCCGCTACTGCGGCGTACCGGAAGTTCGGGCCGCTGCAAATCAACTGGAGACCGCGTTAAAAACGGCTGACAGCGATATTGATACCCTGACCGATCAGCTGTTAAAAGCATTGAAGCGGCTATTGAACTGGGGCGACAACACCCATTGGCAGTTACTCTTCAGACAACACAGCAGCCTTACGCACTCTTAAAGCCGACGCATTCCTAACGCCGGCAAGCGTTATCAATCAGTGCTTTCATATCCCGCACGGCTTCTTTCAGGCCGGTGAAGACCGCCCGGGCGATAATAGCGTGGCCGATATTCAACTCGTTAATCCCGGCAATCGCGGCCACCCGCTCGGTGTTGTGATAATTCAGACCGTGGCCTGCGTTAACCACCAAACCCTTCTTGCGAGCGTAGGTGACCGCTTCCACCAATACTTTGAACGCCGCATCCGCAGCCGCGCCGCTGGCCTCGGCGTACTCGCCGGTGTGCAATTCAATTACCGGCGCGCCACAGCGTACGGCGGCATCAATCTGAGTTTTGTCCGGGTCGATAAACAGGGACACTTCCGCACCTATGGCCGCCAGGCGTTCGCAGGCTTTGGCGATGCGGGCTTCCTGGCCCTCAACGTCCAAACCGCCCTCGGTGGTCAGTTCTTCACGCTTTTCAGGCACCAGGCACACGCAGGCCGGGCGGATTTGTTCGGCAAAATCCAACATGGCGTCGGTTACCGCCATCTCAAGGTTCATTTTGGTCTGCAAGGTATCGCGTAACAGCAGCACGTCACGGTCTTGAATGTGGCGGCGATCCTCCCGCGGGTGAATGGTTATGCCGTCGGCGCCGGCTTCTTCCGCCAGCAATGCAGCCTGTACCGGATCGGGATACCGCGTGCCGCGGGCCTGGCGTAAAGTGGCCACGTGATCAATATTCACACCAAGCAATACTCTGGAGTTCATTTTACTGCTCCTGACTGGATAAAAAGTTGGCGGCTGTGCAGTGGTCGCCCTTGTAACAAATAGTCCACCAGCGCACGCATCACCCGTTTGGCGACGCGGCGCGCTTCAATGTCACTGTAATCATCGGCAGCCAGCGCGAGCAGCGCAACGCCACGGAGTTTTTTTACCCGCACATCGGCACCCGGGCGCTCAACAATGCCCTGCTGCGGATGGTATCCGTAAAACCAGCCTGCTTGCACCGGCGCACCGCTATCGGTCGCCAGATCCCAGGCGAAATCGTAACCCAAGGCCAGCGCCAGACTGCGTTCGAAACGCCGCAGCACCGGTTCCAGCTCAGCAGCAGCGGCAAGCTTGGCCATGGCATCCAGATAAGCAGCAAATAACAGCGGATAAGGGTCGGCCGCAGGCAGAATGCGTTGCATCAGTTCATTCAGATAAAAACCGCTGAACAGTGCTTGCGATTGCGCCAGAACCGGCGCCGGGCGAACCTCTACCTGAGTCAGGGTTTTTAGTCCCCCCTTGCCAGCCCAGTCCAACAATAGTGGCTGAAACGGTTGCAACTGGGCTTTGAGCGGGCTTTTGCTGGTACTGGCGCCACGGGCAATCAAGTCAACGCGGCCGTAATTCAGGGTGAACACGTCTATCTGCAAGCTGGTTTCACGCCAGGGCCGGCGATGAATTACATAGCCCGGCTCCTGCATTACCTTGCTGCTCATGGCAGACTCAGAAATCGTTCATGCCCAGGCTTTTCAAAGCCCGTTCACTGTCGGCCCAACCGCGTTTGACCTTCACCCAAAGCCGAAGCATGACTTTGTTGTCGAACATCCGCTCCATGTCAATCCGCGCATCCTGGCCAATGCTGCGCAGGCGGTCGCCCTTATCGCCAATGATGATTTTCTTCTGGCCTTCACGTTCAACCAGTATCACGGCTGATATGTGCAGAGTTTTACCATCGTGCTTAAACTCTTCTATTTCCACCGCCACCGAATAGGGCAACTCGGCACCTAGCTGGCGGGTGATTTTCTCACGCACCATTTCCGAGGCCATAAAGCGCTCACTGCGGTCGGTAATCTGGTCGTCTGGGTAAAAGTGCACGCTCTGCGGCAGGAAGCGGCCGACACATTCTTCCAGCGGTATCAGGTTCGTCTCGCGCAGTGCCGAGACGGGAATCATTTCGGCGAAATCGCGCTTACGCGACAGCATGTCCAGATGCGGTAGCAGGGTTTCCCGTTTTTCCATTTTGTCGACCTTGTTGATCGCCAGAATCACCGGGCATTTCAAGCTCGAAAGCTTCTCCAGCACCAGTTCATCGGCGGTGGTCCAGGCTAACTGGTCAACCACAAATACCACCACGTCGACACCTTTCAAGGCCGAAGTAGCAGCCTTGTTCATGTATCGGTTTATCGCCCGTGGTTGTTCTTCATGCATACCCGGTGTGTCGACATACACAGCCTGCACCGGGCCAATGGTTTTTATACCCAGAACCTGGTGACGGGTGGTTTGCGGCTTGCGCGAGGTAATACTGAGCTTCTGGCCCAGCATGTGATTCATCAGGGTAGACTTGCCCACATTGGGGCGTCCTACGATGGCCACAAAGCCACAACGGCTGTCAGGGTCTTGCGGGCGGGTTGTATCCGTCATCAATCGTTCTCCACACCCAGTTCTTTCAGGGCATTACGGGCGGCTTGCTGTTCGGCTATGCGGCGACTGTTGCCGCTGCCTGTGGTTTTGCGCCCCAATGAGGACAGCGCGCAGGATATGTGAAATGTCTGATTGTGGGCTTCACCGTCAACCGACAGAACGTCATAAATCGGCAGCGGAAACTGGCGCGACTGAAGATATTCCTGCAGGCGGGTTTTCGGGTCTTTCTGGGTATCCTGTAAGTCCAGATTCTGCAGGCGCAAATCAAACCAACGCAATATCTGAGCCTGACAGGTAACAAAATCACTGTCCAGATAGATAGCGCCGATGACCGACTCTACCGCATCTGCCAGTATGGATTCACGGCGAAAGCCGCCACTTTTTAGCTCACCTGAACCCAAGCGCAGATAGGAGCCTAAATCAAACTCCCGCCCAATTTCTGCCAGAGTTACGCCCTTGACCATGCGCGCCCGCAAGCGGCTTAGCTGCCCTTCACGGGCTTTGGGGAAGCGCCTGAACAAATGCTCGGCGATCACCATGTTTACAATGGAGTCACCCAGAAACTCAAGGCGTTCATTGTTTTGATTGCCGAAACTGCGGTGAGTCAGAGCCAGCAGTAAACGTTCCTGGGATTTGAACTGATAACCGATACGTCGCTGCAAGGGCTCAAGGTCGGGCTGAACGCTCATTGGCCACTCATATCGTAAGCGTGCTTGAAGTGCATCACGGCGTCTACGTTACTGATCACCGGCGAGCGCACTTCATAGTCCACCATAATCAGTACCCGATCACCGTCTTTGTCAACGGTAATGCTCTCGGCGCTGAGAGTGCGAACATTGTTCACGCTCAGGCGCTTATTAATCTGTGAACGCACTTCGGCTGGCCCCATTTCCGACAATCCTTTGGTATCGTTCAGACCTTCGAGTGCTTCCTGGATGGTGTAATCATCCATGTACGCTGGCCCAAGCTTCAGCAACAAGGTTAGCAGGCTGCCAAAAAACAGCACCATGACCAGCATGACCAGCCCGGATGCGCCGCGCTGCTTTTTCATATCTGACCCGCTGTTGTTATTCATTCCCTGCATCCCCATGCGGTTTCCCATTATTCTATGCCACCCACCCGGCGAAACGATGGCAAGCTGGCCAGCGACTCCCAGTGCATCCAGATGGCGAAGGCCTTGCCAACAACAAGGTCGTCTGGAACCGTGCCCCAGTAGCGGCTGTCATTGCTGTTGTCACGGTTGTCACCCATTACAAAATAATGACCTTCGGGCACTTGCCATTCGCCTTCACCACCGTTGCCCAGGCGGCCCTTGGTCAGAAAAATATCGTGTTCTACCCCACCCAGTTGTTCGCGCCTGTATTCGTTGGGCGGCAGACGCGCCACAAATCGCGACTCCACTTTTTCACCGTTAATAAACAGCGTTTTATCGCGGTAGCGAATCTGGTCACCGGGCAACCCCACCACTCGTTTTATGTAATTGGTTTTGCGATCTTCAGGGTAGCGGAACACCATCACATCACCGCGATCTGGATCATCGATGCTGACCACTTTTGAGCCCAAAACCGGCAGCCGAAGACCATAAGCAAACTTGTTCACCAGAATGAAATCGCCCACCTCCAGGGTAGGCAGCATAGAGCCAGAGGGAATCTGGAATGGCTCTACCAGAAACGAACGCAAAACCAACACAATGACCAATACCGGAAAAAAAGAACGGCTCAGCTCAACCAGATAAGGCTCTTTTGCGGCTGAGTCTGCCTCAGGCGCCGCGGCATTCGCTTTGGCGGCGCGGCGCGGGCGTAAAAACAGCTTGTCGGCGAGCCAGACCAAACCCGTTACAAAGGTCAGAATGACCAAAATTAGCGGAAAATCGATATCCATTCAGATGCCTACTTATCAGATGCCCAGTTATCAGATGCGCAATATTTGTCGATTTTCTAGTTGTCGATTTTCAATACCGCTAAAAACGCGTCTTGGGGCACTTCTACGTTACCCACTTGCTTCATGCGTTTTTTACCGTCTTTCTGCTTTTGCAGCAGTTTCTTTTTGCGACTGACATCGCCGCCATAACACTTGGCGGTCACGTTCTTACGCAAGGCTTTCACCGTCACCCGTGACACAACCTGGTTGCCGATAGCCGCTTGAATGGCAATATCAAACATCTGCCGCGGAATCAGCTCTTTCATTTTTTCCACCAGTTGACGACCCTTGTGATTCGCCAGTTCACGGTGAACAATCAAGGCCAAAGCATCCACCCGCTCACTATTGATCAGCACATCCAGACGCACAAGATTGGCGGCCTGAAACCGGATAAAGTGGTAATCCAGTGATGCGAAGCCCCGGCTGACGGATTTTAGCCGGTCGAAAAAGTCGAGAACCACTTCGGCCATGGGCAACTCGTAAGTGAGCTGCACCTGTCTGGTGGTGAAGTGCATACTTTTTTGCACGCCGCGTTTTTGCTCGCAAAGGGCAATGACATTCCCCAAATGCTCTTGCGGCACCAAAATATTGGCTTGCACAATGGGCTCACGCATTTCCTCAATTGAGCCAATATCCGGCAACTTTGAGGGGCTGTCTACCGACAAGGTCTCACCCTGTTTGGTAAGCACCTCATAAATAACCGTGGGCGCGGTGGTGACCAGGTCAATATCGTACTCACGCTCCAGCCGCTCCTGAATAATTTCCATGTGCAGCATGCCCAGGAAACCACAGCGGAAGCCAAAGCCCAAAGCGTCAGAGCTTTCCGGCTCGAAAAACAAGGACGCATCATTCAGCGTCAGTTTATCCAAGGCATCGCGGAAATCGTTGTAATCGTCGGAGCTGACTGGAAACAGACCGGCGTATACCTGCGGCTGAATTTTCTTGAAACCCGGCAGCATAGGGGTTTCGTCGGCAAATTTGTGGTGCACAATGGTATCGCCCACCGGCGCGCCGTGAATGGCTTTGATACCGGCAACCACAAAACCTACATCACCCGCTTCCAGAATGTTGGTGTCGTGGGGCTTTGGGTTAAAAATGCCAACTTTGTCTGCATTCCAAGCCTTACCCGTCGACTTGATAACAATTTTTTCGCCCTTTCTCAGCACACCCTGGGTCACCCGCACCAGCGACACAACGCCCAGGTAGTTATCAAACCAGGAGTCGATAATCAGTGCCTGCAGCGGGGCAGAACGATCGCCTGTTGGCGGTGGAATTTTCTGGATCAGATCTTCCAGAACGTCTTCCACACCCATGCCGCTCTTTGCCGAGCAGCGCACGGCGCTGCTGGCGTCTATGCCAATGATGTCTTCAATCTCGGCGGCTACCCGCTCCGGTTCTGCCTGCGGCAAATCCATCTTATTCAATACCGGAACCACTTCCAGGCCCTGTTCGATGGCGGTGTAGCAGTTGGCCACCGACTGAGCTTCCACGCCTTGCCCGGCGTCCACCACCAGCAGCGCGCCTTCGCACGCGTAGAGTGACCGCGACACTTCGTAAGAAAAGTCCACGTGCCCCGGCGTATCAATAAAATTGAGTTTGTAAACCTGGCCATCACGAGCTGTGTAATTCAGGGTCACACAC
This window encodes:
- the recO gene encoding DNA repair protein RecO encodes the protein MSSKVMQEPGYVIHRRPWRETSLQIDVFTLNYGRVDLIARGASTSKSPLKAQLQPFQPLLLDWAGKGGLKTLTQVEVRPAPVLAQSQALFSGFYLNELMQRILPAADPYPLLFAAYLDAMAKLAAAAELEPVLRRFERSLALALGYDFAWDLATDSGAPVQAGWFYGYHPQQGIVERPGADVRVKKLRGVALLALAADDYSDIEARRVAKRVMRALVDYLLQGRPLHSRQLFIQSGAVK
- the lepA gene encoding translation elongation factor 4, with product MTELSRIRNFSIIAHIDHGKSTLADRFIQTCGGLTSREMAEQVLDSMDIERERGITIKAQCVTLNYTARDGQVYKLNFIDTPGHVDFSYEVSRSLYACEGALLVVDAGQGVEAQSVANCYTAIEQGLEVVPVLNKMDLPQAEPERVAAEIEDIIGIDASSAVRCSAKSGMGVEDVLEDLIQKIPPPTGDRSAPLQALIIDSWFDNYLGVVSLVRVTQGVLRKGEKIVIKSTGKAWNADKVGIFNPKPHDTNILEAGDVGFVVAGIKAIHGAPVGDTIVHHKFADETPMLPGFKKIQPQVYAGLFPVSSDDYNDFRDALDKLTLNDASLFFEPESSDALGFGFRCGFLGMLHMEIIQERLEREYDIDLVTTAPTVIYEVLTKQGETLSVDSPSKLPDIGSIEEMREPIVQANILVPQEHLGNVIALCEQKRGVQKSMHFTTRQVQLTYELPMAEVVLDFFDRLKSVSRGFASLDYHFIRFQAANLVRLDVLINSERVDALALIVHRELANHKGRQLVEKMKELIPRQMFDIAIQAAIGNQVVSRVTVKALRKNVTAKCYGGDVSRKKKLLQKQKDGKKRMKQVGNVEVPQDAFLAVLKIDN
- a CDS encoding DUF4845 domain-containing protein; protein product: MNNNSGSDMKKQRGASGLVMLVMVLFFGSLLTLLLKLGPAYMDDYTIQEALEGLNDTKGLSEMGPAEVRSQINKRLSVNNVRTLSAESITVDKDGDRVLIMVDYEVRSPVISNVDAVMHFKHAYDMSGQ
- the pdxJ gene encoding pyridoxine 5'-phosphate synthase is translated as MNSRVLLGVNIDHVATLRQARGTRYPDPVQAALLAEEAGADGITIHPREDRRHIQDRDVLLLRDTLQTKMNLEMAVTDAMLDFAEQIRPACVCLVPEKREELTTEGGLDVEGQEARIAKACERLAAIGAEVSLFIDPDKTQIDAAVRCGAPVIELHTGEYAEASGAAADAAFKVLVEAVTYARKKGLVVNAGHGLNYHNTERVAAIAGINELNIGHAIIARAVFTGLKEAVRDMKALIDNACRR
- the rnc gene encoding ribonuclease III, with protein sequence MSVQPDLEPLQRRIGYQFKSQERLLLALTHRSFGNQNNERLEFLGDSIVNMVIAEHLFRRFPKAREGQLSRLRARMVKGVTLAEIGREFDLGSYLRLGSGELKSGGFRRESILADAVESVIGAIYLDSDFVTCQAQILRWFDLRLQNLDLQDTQKDPKTRLQEYLQSRQFPLPIYDVLSVDGEAHNQTFHISCALSSLGRKTTGSGNSRRIAEQQAARNALKELGVEND
- the lepB gene encoding signal peptidase I, whose translation is MDIDFPLILVILTFVTGLVWLADKLFLRPRRAAKANAAAPEADSAAKEPYLVELSRSFFPVLVIVLVLRSFLVEPFQIPSGSMLPTLEVGDFILVNKFAYGLRLPVLGSKVVSIDDPDRGDVMVFRYPEDRKTNYIKRVVGLPGDQIRYRDKTLFINGEKVESRFVARLPPNEYRREQLGGVEHDIFLTKGRLGNGGEGEWQVPEGHYFVMGDNRDNSNDSRYWGTVPDDLVVGKAFAIWMHWESLASLPSFRRVGGIE
- the era gene encoding GTPase Era: MTDTTRPQDPDSRCGFVAIVGRPNVGKSTLMNHMLGQKLSITSRKPQTTRHQVLGIKTIGPVQAVYVDTPGMHEEQPRAINRYMNKAATSALKGVDVVVFVVDQLAWTTADELVLEKLSSLKCPVILAINKVDKMEKRETLLPHLDMLSRKRDFAEMIPVSALRETNLIPLEECVGRFLPQSVHFYPDDQITDRSERFMASEMVREKITRQLGAELPYSVAVEIEEFKHDGKTLHISAVILVEREGQKKIIIGDKGDRLRSIGQDARIDMERMFDNKVMLRLWVKVKRGWADSERALKSLGMNDF